AGTTCCAAATTCATAAATGGCATTTCTTGCCAATGGCATAAAATTTTCCCAACAGATTAAACCAGCTATTATCCCTGCGGAAGTGTTATAAGAACATAGTGTACTACCGTTTCCTTGAGACCATACCAGACGTTCTCCGCCCGTTGGTATTAACTTTCTATGTTTGCCTAGAATTATGCCTTTGTCATCAATAAAAAGTAAGCTATTAAATAAACTTGCATTACTAGTTTCAATATTACGTTCATGCATACCGATAACAACATTTATTCCAGTTTTTTTGGCTGCTTCACAAAGTTTTTTGGTAGAATCATCTGGTACAGAAATGGCATTTTCAACAAGTTTTAAGTAAAGCTCATTTAAATCAGCTCCTTTACTATTAGGAATAAGCCATACCCAATCTGGGTAACCAGAAATAAAGGCCTCAGGGAACACGATTAATTTAGCGCCGTTTTCACCAGCTTCTAAAATCGCTTTACAAGCCTTTTCAATTGTTTTTTCTTTGTCTAAGAAAACGGGGGAAAGTTGTGCTGCTGCTACCTTTATTGTTTTACTCATTTTATTTGTTTTTAATTAGCTAAAACGGTTAGTATAAGTGGTCGTTTTATGCCCATTGTAAAGTGATAGTAAAAGGTTTACTTGATAGCGATAATGGCACTAGAAGGCCCAACTAGTGGTATTACCCTCGTTTGATCAAACCCTGCTTCTTTTGCCCATTGATTAAAGTCCGAGGCTGTAAAATCAAATCCTTGATCTGTTTCGATAGCCATATTTAGTGACATCAATAATCCAAATGCATTCTTATTTCTTTGATCATCAATAATATTTTCAATTACAATTAGAGCGCCACCATCCGGTAAGGCATTGTAAGCTTTTTTTATTAACATTATTTTGTCTTCATAGCCCCAGTCATGAAGAATATTACCCATTGTGAGTATATCTGCTTGTGGCAATTCATCTATAAAAAAATCGCCTGAACGAACCTCTATTCTGTCACTTAATCCGAAAGCTTCCACATTTTTCTTTGCAATTGGACTGACGGGATCAAGATCAAAAGAGATGCATTTCATATGGCTGTGATTTTTTGCGATATGTATCGAAAGATTAGCACCTGAGCCTCCAATATCACATAGGGTATTATATTTCGAAAAATCAAAATCATGCGCTAGCTTCATAAAGTTACCAGCTTGAACTCCTCCCATGCCGTGTATGAATTCCCTTAACCTATCTTCATGTGCATAAATAGCTTCAAATACTGGCTTGCCTCCATTTTTAGTCTCATTTTGTGGTTTGCCAGTTTTTAGACACGTTTCCAAGTCATTCCAAAAAGGATATAACCTATTGTTAGACATTTCTAAAATACCTCCAATGTAGCTTGGCTTATTTTTGTCTAAAAACAAGTCTGAATCGTCCGAATTACTATATAAAGCGTTCTCTTTTAATCCAGAACGGTGCAAAAATCCCAACGCCACTAAAGTGTCAAGAAAATCAAATAAGGATCTTTCATTTAACCCTAATTTGTTTTTAATTGCTTTACCTGATAATGATCCGTTGGCAAGATGAGTAAACAGCTCCATATT
This genomic stretch from Flavobacteriaceae bacterium GSB9 harbors:
- a CDS encoding acetylserotonin O-methyltransferase translates to MDTKNENQINPSKIMQIGMGFWASKTLLTAVNMELFTHLANGSLSGKAIKNKLGLNERSLFDFLDTLVALGFLHRSGLKENALYSNSDDSDLFLDKNKPSYIGGILEMSNNRLYPFWNDLETCLKTGKPQNETKNGGKPVFEAIYAHEDRLREFIHGMGGVQAGNFMKLAHDFDFSKYNTLCDIGGSGANLSIHIAKNHSHMKCISFDLDPVSPIAKKNVEAFGLSDRIEVRSGDFFIDELPQADILTMGNILHDWGYEDKIMLIKKAYNALPDGGALIVIENIIDDQRNKNAFGLLMSLNMAIETDQGFDFTASDFNQWAKEAGFDQTRVIPLVGPSSAIIAIK
- a CDS encoding carbon-nitrogen hydrolase family protein: MSKTIKVAAAQLSPVFLDKEKTIEKACKAILEAGENGAKLIVFPEAFISGYPDWVWLIPNSKGADLNELYLKLVENAISVPDDSTKKLCEAAKKTGINVVIGMHERNIETSNASLFNSLLFIDDKGIILGKHRKLIPTGGERLVWSQGNGSTLCSYNTSAGIIAGLICWENFMPLARNAIYEFGTQILVSPTWDKSPNWLQTMQHIAREGGLFVISTCMALNMNDIPDEYEFKKLYPEGREWINVGNSSIITPNGKVIAGPLEAEEGILYANINLQDIIKAKRMFDVVGHYSRPDVFNFDIKTNENRLKRRQ